From Solibacillus isronensis, the proteins below share one genomic window:
- a CDS encoding DNA-3-methyladenine glycosylase I, with protein MERCSWVKLDEPVYVKYHDDEWGVPVYDDRKLFEMLCLEGAQAGLSWLTILKRREGYLAAFDQFDAEKIVQYDEEKLEALRNDERIIRNRLKIKSVVTNAESFLAIQRQYGSFSNYIWSFVDGKPVINSWESSAQVPITTETSDRMSKQLKKDGFKFVGSTICYSYMQAVGMVNDHTTNCHCFKR; from the coding sequence ATGGAGCGTTGCAGTTGGGTCAAGCTGGATGAACCTGTATATGTGAAATATCATGACGATGAGTGGGGCGTGCCCGTTTATGACGACCGGAAGTTGTTTGAAATGCTTTGTCTTGAAGGGGCACAGGCAGGCTTAAGCTGGCTGACAATATTAAAAAGAAGAGAAGGGTATTTGGCGGCATTTGATCAGTTCGACGCGGAAAAGATTGTACAATATGATGAAGAAAAACTTGAAGCATTAAGAAATGACGAACGCATTATCCGCAACCGGCTGAAAATCAAAAGTGTTGTCACGAATGCAGAAAGCTTTTTGGCTATTCAAAGACAATATGGCTCCTTTTCGAATTATATTTGGTCTTTTGTCGACGGCAAGCCGGTGATCAATTCATGGGAATCATCCGCACAAGTACCTATTACGACAGAAACAAGCGATCGTATGAGCAAGCAACTGAAAAAAGACGGATTCAAATTTGTCGGCAGCACAATATGCTATTCCTATATGCAGGCAGTTGGCATGGTGAATGACCATACAACGAATTGCCACTGTTTCAAAAGGTAA
- a CDS encoding TetR/AcrR family transcriptional regulator yields MTKEKIIQAALLNFSEHGYSGGSLAQIAEEVGIRKQSIYTYFKSKDALYLSISKQAMEAELLFAKEFIEKHQQLSVEKVLLPFLQSFPQRFESIAETKFFMRSIFLMPQHLEQLLSEQTYIYLDELERLFTDYLKEQKLSVSANKAAIGFLALLDSLYVEMLYGGSERCEKRLQAGWTIFYRGIRAEV; encoded by the coding sequence GTGACTAAAGAGAAAATAATACAAGCCGCTCTGCTTAATTTCAGCGAACACGGATACAGTGGCGGATCACTGGCCCAGATCGCAGAAGAAGTAGGAATACGGAAACAATCGATCTATACGTATTTTAAAAGTAAAGATGCGCTCTATTTATCAATTTCGAAACAGGCAATGGAAGCTGAACTGTTATTTGCAAAAGAATTTATCGAAAAGCATCAACAACTTTCTGTCGAAAAAGTATTGCTGCCATTTCTGCAGTCTTTTCCACAACGCTTTGAATCCATTGCGGAAACTAAATTTTTCATGCGTTCGATTTTCTTAATGCCACAGCATTTGGAGCAGCTATTAAGTGAACAAACCTACATCTATTTAGACGAATTAGAAAGGCTGTTCACGGATTATTTAAAAGAACAAAAATTGTCCGTTTCTGCAAATAAAGCAGCAATTGGTTTTTTGGCATTGCTTGATAGCCTTTATGTCGAAATGCTATATGGTGGCAGTGAACGTTGTGAAAAGCGTTTGCAGGCTGGATGGACAATATTTTACAGAGGAATAAGAGCTGAGGTGTAG
- a CDS encoding DMT family transporter, translating to MTKYWILVLLAGIIEIVWAMGLKYANTVWLWVGVAALIVVSFYILIIATEKLPVATVYAVFTGIGTAGTVIAETVIFNEPFSLTKIGFIGLLLIGVIGLKLISNEPEETRDA from the coding sequence ATGACAAAATACTGGATACTCGTCCTATTGGCAGGCATCATTGAAATTGTTTGGGCAATGGGACTGAAATACGCAAATACAGTGTGGCTATGGGTCGGCGTTGCCGCATTGATCGTTGTATCATTTTATATTTTAATCATCGCAACAGAGAAACTGCCGGTCGCTACCGTTTACGCGGTATTTACGGGAATTGGTACGGCCGGTACAGTCATAGCGGAAACGGTCATTTTCAACGAGCCCTTTAGCTTAACGAAAATAGGATTTATCGGATTATTATTAATCGGTGTTATTGGGTTGAAACTCATTTCAAATGAACCGGAAGAAACGAGGGATGCATAA
- a CDS encoding DMT family transporter — translation MAWVYLIFAGLFEVGGVIGMNKVAQKKSLGSYSFLIGSFIFSFSLLSMAMKELPMGVAYAVWTGIGTVGGTLVGMFIYNESKDWKRILFISFIIIAVVGLKITQ, via the coding sequence ATGGCTTGGGTTTATTTAATTTTTGCCGGACTTTTTGAAGTCGGTGGTGTCATCGGAATGAACAAAGTTGCCCAGAAAAAGTCACTCGGCTCCTATTCATTTCTAATCGGTTCCTTTATTTTCAGTTTCTCACTCCTTTCAATGGCAATGAAGGAATTGCCTATGGGAGTTGCTTATGCTGTATGGACAGGAATTGGTACAGTCGGCGGCACCCTTGTAGGGATGTTTATCTATAACGAATCCAAAGACTGGAAGAGAATTCTATTTATTTCGTTTATTATTATTGCGGTTGTCGGATTAAAAATTACGCAGTAG
- a CDS encoding TDT family transporter — translation MRNLFQVVPIPISGLMLGLVSLGNLFLSMDKAAFGHVCFFIGIFLFLLIIGKLIFAFSSILAEMQNPIIASVSPTFTMGTLSISSGLHYYGISEFVIHMIWILAATTQIFIIFYFIRTFIWKKRITISDIYPSWLIMFVGTAVLPLTASDLSGLFTKAIVIFAICAFIVLVPILIFRVFIRKDLPEPTIPMLTILTAPASISLAAYFQQFESHFGIVLTLFIVAQILYLLVLSKLPSALQLPFYPSYAAFTFPLVISATATYGVIHYFEQNGMSTSWLETYFYFQLTFSAIIVFYVFIRYINYLSVQVRQQRRVIREEKEAIS, via the coding sequence GTGAGAAATTTATTTCAAGTCGTCCCAATTCCAATCAGCGGGCTAATGCTCGGACTGGTTTCATTGGGAAATTTATTTTTAAGTATGGACAAAGCCGCTTTCGGTCATGTCTGTTTTTTTATAGGAATCTTTTTATTTCTATTAATCATTGGAAAACTGATTTTTGCGTTTTCCAGTATCCTTGCAGAAATGCAAAATCCGATTATTGCGTCAGTATCCCCCACTTTTACGATGGGGACTTTATCGATAAGTAGTGGTTTGCACTATTACGGTATAAGCGAATTCGTTATACATATGATCTGGATTCTTGCTGCAACGACTCAAATTTTTATTATCTTTTATTTTATTCGAACATTTATTTGGAAAAAACGGATTACGATTTCGGATATTTATCCAAGCTGGCTTATTATGTTTGTCGGAACAGCGGTTCTGCCTTTAACAGCGAGTGATCTTTCAGGCCTATTCACAAAAGCGATTGTTATTTTTGCGATATGCGCTTTTATTGTGTTAGTACCGATTCTTATTTTCCGTGTATTTATTAGAAAAGATTTGCCGGAGCCTACGATTCCGATGCTTACGATTTTAACTGCACCCGCTTCGATCAGTTTAGCTGCTTATTTCCAGCAGTTTGAAAGTCATTTCGGTATTGTTTTGACATTATTCATTGTCGCGCAAATATTGTATCTTTTAGTACTCTCGAAATTACCGAGTGCATTACAGCTGCCTTTTTATCCAAGCTATGCTGCCTTTACATTCCCATTAGTTATTTCTGCGACTGCCACTTATGGTGTCATTCATTATTTCGAGCAAAATGGGATGTCGACAAGCTGGCTGGAAACGTATTTTTATTTTCAATTAACATTCTCTGCAATAATTGTATTTTACGTCTTTATCCGCTATATCAACTACTTATCCGTACAAGTACGACAACAGCGCAGAGTCATCCGAGAAGAAAAAGAAGCCATTTCATAA
- a CDS encoding YdcF family protein, with the protein MKRIIFALLFILIILVLIFYWLDYEMKAALKNEADGSNEYVVILGAKVKPGGIPSLSLKNRLDAAVDYLQKYPTLKAIVTGGQGADEDRTEASVMADYLIEHGIAEDRVLLEDQSTSTYENLLFAKKLLPENTTSITIISNDFHLKRATILARKLGLKADVVAAPTPKVINTKSRIRERLAIIKAYTRGQ; encoded by the coding sequence TTGAAAAGAATTATTTTCGCACTATTATTTATTCTAATTATACTCGTGTTAATTTTCTACTGGCTTGACTATGAAATGAAAGCAGCGTTAAAAAATGAGGCAGACGGTTCAAATGAATATGTTGTCATTTTAGGCGCAAAAGTAAAACCAGGTGGCATCCCTTCCCTGTCATTAAAAAACCGTTTAGATGCGGCAGTGGATTATCTGCAAAAATATCCCACTTTAAAAGCGATTGTTACAGGTGGCCAGGGTGCTGATGAAGATCGTACAGAAGCGTCGGTTATGGCAGACTATTTAATCGAACACGGGATTGCTGAAGATAGGGTCTTATTGGAAGATCAGTCTACATCGACTTATGAAAATTTGTTGTTCGCAAAAAAACTGTTGCCCGAAAATACAACGAGCATCACGATTATTTCAAATGATTTCCACTTGAAACGTGCAACAATTCTTGCCCGAAAACTCGGTCTAAAGGCAGATGTGGTCGCAGCCCCTACTCCAAAAGTCATCAACACAAAATCACGTATTCGCGAACGTCTTGCAATCATTAAGGCCTATACGAGAGGCCAATAA
- a CDS encoding LLM class flavin-dependent oxidoreductase produces MKLSILDQVPISKGMTSTDALANAVKLAQLGDEHGYERIWFAEHHNTTTLASSAPEVTAAYIAAKTERIRVGTGGIMMMHYSPYKVAEVFKTLAALAPGRIDFGAGRAPGGDMPAMTALASGRRPDLTEQYDKLEVILQLMNEQRTGEAVYDNVVAAPFKIQLPQSWLLGSSGQSAKKAGEAGVGYSFAQFFNGQMSKGIFDAYRNSFQPSYFMEQPQIITTYAISVAETAEEAEYLSMPMQISRLNLMRGKIINVLSPEEANDIPLTEMDKMLLEQNRPLMLIGSAEEVANQIREEQEYYGFDEAMINCNLYTIDQRLNSYRLLMEQFNK; encoded by the coding sequence ATGAAACTTAGTATATTAGATCAAGTACCTATTTCCAAAGGCATGACATCAACCGATGCACTAGCTAATGCAGTGAAGCTTGCCCAACTTGGTGATGAGCACGGTTATGAACGAATCTGGTTTGCAGAACATCACAATACAACAACACTGGCAAGCTCTGCGCCTGAAGTAACAGCTGCTTATATAGCTGCGAAAACAGAGCGTATCCGTGTCGGAACGGGCGGCATTATGATGATGCACTACTCCCCGTATAAAGTGGCAGAAGTTTTCAAAACATTGGCTGCATTGGCACCGGGACGCATTGATTTTGGCGCAGGCCGCGCTCCTGGCGGGGATATGCCCGCAATGACCGCGCTTGCAAGTGGACGCAGACCTGATCTGACGGAACAATATGATAAACTCGAAGTCATTTTACAATTAATGAATGAACAGCGTACAGGTGAAGCGGTTTATGATAATGTTGTAGCCGCTCCTTTCAAAATACAGCTTCCGCAAAGCTGGCTGCTTGGATCAAGCGGACAAAGTGCGAAAAAAGCGGGTGAAGCGGGTGTGGGCTATTCCTTTGCCCAGTTCTTCAATGGACAAATGTCTAAAGGGATATTCGATGCATACCGTAACAGTTTCCAGCCTTCGTACTTCATGGAACAGCCGCAAATTATTACTACCTATGCAATCAGTGTAGCTGAAACGGCTGAAGAAGCGGAATACTTATCAATGCCGATGCAGATCAGTCGTCTTAACTTAATGCGCGGAAAGATTATAAACGTGCTTTCTCCTGAAGAAGCGAATGACATCCCGCTTACTGAGATGGATAAAATGCTTCTGGAGCAAAACCGTCCGCTTATGCTGATCGGCTCTGCTGAGGAAGTAGCGAATCAGATTAGAGAAGAACAGGAATACTATGGCTTTGACGAAGCGATGATAAACTGTAATTTATATACGATTGATCAGCGCCTGAACAGCTATCGTCTATTAATGGAACAGTTTAATAAATAA
- a CDS encoding 2-isopropylmalate synthase, which translates to MSRKIWVFDTTLRDGEQVPGAKLNLYEKVEIAQQLKKLGVDIIEAGFPASSQGDFDAVKAVAQKVGHNSNMMITALARAVKDDIDSVYNAVKYANNPMIHMVLGTSDIHVEKKFSKSKDQILQIGVDAVKYAKTLLPQVQYSTEDASRSDFEYLWKTIEAVMKAGATMINVPDTVGYAEPEQWGEMIAKLNDRMKNLDDSVLLSVHCHNDLGMATANTLAAIKNGADKVEVTMNGIGERAGNAALEEVVMAIKTRGDVYDVFTDINTKEIMNTSRLVSSFMGLDVQVNKAITGDNAFAHSSGIHQDGLLKSRDAYEIVHPEDVGLDDMELVLTARSGRHAVKNALSKLGFDDFAEEEFEGIFESFLKLADSKKEVYNHDLYVIVENYYEKTEKNNPNKESYSDQFYDIEDLQIISNAAFPSASVKIRRGEDIFKSSAVGSGPIDALYSAIADVTGIKVKLVEYNISSVSRGQEALGKVKIIIEYGGENYIAKAADTDILKASAMAYINAVNSVIVSKIAPQPVTTTATV; encoded by the coding sequence ATGAGCAGAAAAATTTGGGTTTTTGATACAACATTACGTGATGGTGAGCAAGTGCCAGGGGCTAAACTGAATTTATATGAAAAAGTGGAAATTGCCCAGCAGTTAAAAAAGCTCGGTGTTGATATTATTGAAGCCGGATTCCCAGCGTCTTCACAAGGTGATTTTGATGCAGTAAAAGCTGTGGCGCAAAAGGTCGGCCATAATTCGAATATGATGATTACGGCACTTGCCCGTGCTGTAAAAGATGACATTGATTCTGTTTACAATGCAGTCAAATATGCAAATAATCCGATGATTCATATGGTTCTAGGGACATCCGATATTCATGTGGAGAAGAAGTTCAGTAAATCGAAGGACCAGATTCTGCAAATCGGGGTAGACGCAGTGAAATACGCGAAAACGTTACTGCCGCAAGTACAATATTCAACGGAAGATGCATCCCGCTCTGATTTTGAATACCTTTGGAAAACGATTGAAGCGGTCATGAAAGCCGGAGCAACGATGATTAACGTACCGGATACAGTCGGGTATGCCGAGCCGGAACAGTGGGGCGAGATGATTGCCAAGCTGAACGATCGAATGAAAAACCTGGATGATTCCGTACTGCTTTCAGTTCACTGCCACAACGATTTAGGGATGGCGACTGCCAATACGTTAGCGGCGATCAAAAACGGTGCAGATAAAGTAGAAGTGACGATGAACGGTATTGGCGAACGTGCCGGAAACGCGGCATTAGAAGAAGTGGTTATGGCAATTAAAACACGCGGGGACGTTTACGATGTGTTCACAGATATTAATACAAAGGAAATAATGAATACATCTCGCTTAGTGTCGAGCTTTATGGGACTGGATGTCCAAGTAAACAAAGCGATTACAGGTGACAATGCTTTCGCCCATTCATCAGGTATTCACCAGGATGGCTTACTGAAATCACGTGATGCTTATGAAATCGTTCATCCGGAAGATGTAGGCCTTGATGATATGGAACTTGTCTTAACAGCACGCTCTGGTCGTCATGCAGTAAAAAATGCACTGTCTAAACTGGGATTTGATGATTTTGCGGAAGAAGAGTTTGAAGGCATTTTTGAAAGCTTCCTAAAGCTGGCTGATTCGAAAAAAGAAGTTTACAATCATGATTTATATGTCATTGTTGAAAACTACTATGAAAAAACAGAAAAGAACAATCCGAATAAAGAATCATACTCTGACCAATTTTATGATATTGAAGACTTACAGATTATTTCAAACGCTGCTTTCCCGTCTGCCAGCGTAAAAATCCGCCGCGGAGAAGATATTTTCAAATCAAGTGCGGTCGGCTCCGGTCCGATTGACGCCCTTTACTCAGCGATTGCGGATGTTACTGGAATCAAGGTAAAGCTTGTTGAGTACAATATCAGCTCCGTATCACGCGGCCAAGAAGCATTAGGGAAAGTTAAAATCATTATCGAATACGGCGGGGAAAACTATATCGCAAAAGCAGCAGATACTGATATTTTAAAAGCTTCTGCAATGGCTTATATTAATGCGGTAAACAGCGTCATCGTATCAAAAATCGCCCCGCAACCCGTTACGACGACAGCTACAGTGTAA
- the guaC gene encoding GMP reductase: MDTVFDYEDIQLIPAKCIVKSRTECDATVTLGNHTFKLPVVPANMQTIIDEQLAEKLAAQGYFYIMHRFQPEKRAQFIRDMHSKGYIASISVGVKDEEYTFIEELKDAQLVPDYITIDIAHGHSNQVIEMIGHIKKHLPNSFVIAGNVGTPEAVRDLENAGADATKVGIGPGKVCITKIKTGFGTGGWQLAALRWCAKAASKPIIADGGIRTHGDIAKSVRFGASMVMIGSLFAGHEESPGQTVEIDGKQVKEYFGSASEFQKGERKNVEGKKMYVDSKGSIFDTLTEMEQDLQSSISYAGGKTLSAIRNVDYAIVKNSIFNGDKI, translated from the coding sequence ATAGATACAGTTTTTGATTATGAAGATATTCAATTAATCCCTGCAAAGTGCATAGTGAAAAGTCGTACAGAATGTGATGCAACAGTAACTTTGGGTAATCATACATTTAAACTTCCGGTAGTTCCGGCAAACATGCAAACAATTATTGATGAGCAATTAGCAGAAAAATTAGCTGCACAAGGCTATTTCTATATTATGCACCGTTTCCAACCTGAAAAGCGTGCGCAGTTTATCCGTGATATGCACAGTAAAGGCTACATCGCATCAATTTCTGTTGGTGTAAAAGATGAAGAGTATACGTTCATCGAAGAGCTGAAAGATGCTCAGCTTGTACCGGACTATATTACGATTGATATCGCACACGGTCATTCAAACCAAGTCATCGAAATGATCGGTCATATTAAAAAGCATTTACCGAACAGTTTTGTTATTGCTGGAAATGTCGGTACTCCTGAAGCAGTACGTGACCTTGAAAATGCAGGTGCGGATGCGACAAAAGTTGGTATTGGTCCAGGTAAAGTGTGTATTACGAAAATTAAAACTGGCTTTGGTACAGGGGGCTGGCAGTTGGCAGCACTTCGCTGGTGTGCAAAAGCTGCTTCAAAACCGATTATCGCGGACGGCGGTATTCGTACACATGGCGACATTGCCAAATCAGTACGTTTCGGTGCATCAATGGTAATGATCGGTTCACTTTTTGCAGGTCATGAAGAATCACCGGGTCAAACCGTGGAAATTGACGGCAAACAAGTGAAAGAATACTTCGGTTCTGCATCGGAATTCCAAAAAGGCGAGCGTAAAAACGTTGAAGGCAAGAAAATGTATGTTGACTCAAAAGGATCGATTTTCGATACGTTAACTGAAATGGAACAAGATCTGCAGTCATCAATTTCATATGCAGGTGGTAAAACATTATCTGCGATTCGTAACGTTGATTATGCAATAGTAAAAAATTCAATTTTCAACGGCGATAAAATTTAA
- a CDS encoding cysteine ABC transporter substrate-binding protein, producing the protein MKKIYLFFFAGILTLVLAACSGDNEAVSGNAISETDSAIDKIKERGTLRVAVFSDKPPFGYVDSNGDNQGYDILLAKRVAKDLLGDESKIEYIITEPQARVDLLKSDKVDIVLANFTVTPERKEQVDFANPYMKVAVGVVSPEGSQITSAEQLEGKKLIVPKGTTAETYFMKNHPDVELVKYDQITEAFEALKDGRGDALAQDNALLFSWANNNHGFVVALPTLGEQDYIAPAVKKGNKDLLDWLNSELETLGSEQFFTQAYEETLKPAFGDSISADEVVVEGKTE; encoded by the coding sequence TTGAAAAAGATTTATTTATTCTTTTTTGCGGGGATATTAACTTTAGTATTAGCTGCATGTAGTGGTGATAATGAGGCAGTATCAGGTAATGCAATATCAGAAACAGATTCAGCAATTGATAAAATAAAAGAGCGTGGCACATTACGTGTAGCAGTATTTAGTGATAAACCGCCTTTTGGTTACGTTGATTCAAATGGTGACAACCAAGGCTATGACATTTTACTAGCAAAACGTGTTGCGAAAGATTTATTAGGTGATGAGTCAAAAATTGAGTATATCATTACAGAGCCGCAAGCACGTGTTGACTTATTAAAATCAGATAAAGTAGATATTGTTTTAGCAAACTTTACAGTAACACCAGAACGTAAAGAGCAGGTTGATTTTGCCAATCCATATATGAAAGTAGCAGTAGGTGTTGTGTCACCGGAAGGGTCGCAGATTACCTCGGCAGAACAATTAGAAGGTAAAAAACTAATTGTCCCAAAAGGTACCACTGCAGAAACATACTTCATGAAGAATCACCCTGATGTGGAGTTAGTTAAGTATGACCAAATTACAGAGGCTTTTGAAGCGTTAAAAGATGGTCGTGGCGATGCATTGGCACAAGATAATGCACTATTATTCAGCTGGGCAAATAATAATCACGGATTCGTAGTAGCACTGCCAACATTAGGTGAACAAGATTACATTGCACCAGCAGTTAAAAAGGGCAACAAAGATCTATTAGATTGGTTAAATAGTGAGCTTGAAACATTAGGCTCTGAACAATTCTTTACCCAAGCATATGAAGAAACATTGAAGCCAGCATTCGGTGATTCAATTAGTGCGGATGAAGTAGTAGTTGAAGGTAAGACAGAATAA
- a CDS encoding amino acid ABC transporter ATP-binding protein: MAEQMPILQINGLVKKFDDKVVLNGIDLHVEQGKVIAILGPSGCGKSTFLRCLNGLEEVQSGEIIFENQNLIKETSRWREVRQKIGMVFQSYDLFPNLTVMENILLSPTKVQKRSRHEVEAQANELLERVGLADRANDYPRQLSGGQKQRIAIVRALCINPEIMLFDEVTASLDPEMVREVLDVIAQLAKQGMTMLIVTHEMNFANLVADEVIFMDKGKIHERASAKDFFSNPKTERAKQFLNILQF, translated from the coding sequence ATGGCAGAACAAATGCCGATTTTACAAATTAATGGCCTTGTCAAAAAATTTGATGACAAAGTCGTCTTAAATGGCATCGACTTGCATGTTGAGCAAGGGAAGGTTATTGCAATTTTAGGGCCGTCTGGTTGCGGGAAAAGCACATTTCTACGCTGTTTAAACGGGCTGGAGGAAGTGCAGAGTGGTGAAATTATCTTTGAAAACCAAAATCTTATTAAAGAAACTTCCAGATGGCGCGAAGTACGCCAAAAAATCGGAATGGTTTTCCAAAGCTATGACTTGTTTCCGAATTTAACGGTGATGGAAAATATTTTATTGTCTCCTACGAAAGTGCAAAAACGTTCGCGACATGAAGTTGAGGCGCAAGCAAATGAGCTGCTTGAACGAGTTGGACTGGCGGATCGTGCAAATGATTATCCGCGCCAATTATCTGGTGGGCAAAAACAGCGAATTGCAATTGTCCGTGCACTTTGTATTAACCCGGAAATTATGCTGTTTGATGAAGTAACCGCTTCTCTTGATCCAGAGATGGTACGGGAAGTATTGGATGTTATCGCGCAGCTGGCCAAGCAGGGTATGACAATGCTTATTGTGACACATGAAATGAATTTTGCAAATCTAGTAGCGGATGAAGTGATATTTATGGATAAAGGAAAGATACATGAACGAGCATCTGCGAAGGATTTTTTCTCAAATCCTAAAACGGAGCGCGCCAAGCAATTTTTGAATATATTACAATTTTAG
- a CDS encoding amino acid ABC transporter permease: MLNSGLNVLFEGINFLRLLEGLVHTLRIAFIAVIISLVMGTIIGVIRTSNNKFVQFPFKIYLELFRIIPILVWLFVIYYIVPVNFDVELSAETVALIVFSLWGAAEMSDIVRGAIISLPKHQVESSRALGLGKIQMYRYVLVPQAAKRSIPQIINLITRMIKTTALLTMIGVVEVIKVGQQIIQVNNTEYPTISFWIYGVIFLLYFCICFPLSRISRKLEQKWAM; encoded by the coding sequence ATGCTGAATTCGGGGCTTAATGTCCTTTTTGAAGGAATAAATTTTCTTCGCTTATTAGAGGGGCTTGTTCATACGTTACGTATTGCTTTTATAGCAGTTATTATTTCGCTAGTGATGGGGACGATTATTGGGGTTATCCGAACATCCAATAATAAGTTTGTTCAGTTTCCATTTAAAATTTATTTAGAGTTATTTCGTATCATTCCAATTCTAGTCTGGCTTTTTGTCATTTATTATATTGTACCGGTAAACTTCGATGTGGAATTAAGTGCAGAAACAGTTGCACTCATCGTTTTTAGTTTATGGGGGGCAGCAGAAATGAGTGATATTGTGCGCGGTGCAATTATTTCATTGCCTAAACACCAGGTGGAGTCAAGTAGAGCATTGGGTCTTGGGAAAATTCAAATGTACCGTTATGTACTGGTGCCTCAAGCTGCAAAACGTTCGATTCCGCAGATAATCAACCTTATTACACGTATGATTAAAACTACAGCATTGCTAACGATGATCGGTGTAGTCGAGGTGATTAAAGTAGGGCAACAAATTATTCAAGTGAATAACACTGAATATCCGACAATTTCGTTTTGGATATACGGAGTGATATTTTTGTTATATTTTTGCATCTGTTTTCCATTATCACGTATTTCACGAAAACTGGAACAGAAATGGGCGATGTAA
- a CDS encoding amino acid ABC transporter permease, with product MDWQYFSEVLPHYKMALWLTVKLATIGIFFAVIVGVICSVIQYFKIKGLHQIVQVYLEIARNTPLLIQLFFLYFGLPKIGITLSGEMCGIIGLTFLGGSYMAEVIRSGMEAVSKTQLESAKALGLSNIQLMRYVIIPQAISYSVPGLGANCIFLIKETSVFSGIAILELTNTTKNLMGIYYKTNEALFMLVIGYLIILLPLTFFLMWLERRVRNAEFGA from the coding sequence ATGGATTGGCAATATTTCAGTGAAGTATTACCACATTACAAAATGGCACTTTGGCTAACGGTAAAGCTTGCTACAATCGGGATTTTCTTTGCGGTAATTGTAGGTGTTATTTGCAGTGTCATTCAATACTTCAAAATTAAAGGGTTACATCAAATAGTTCAAGTATATTTGGAAATTGCTCGTAATACACCGCTGTTAATCCAGTTATTTTTCCTGTATTTTGGCTTGCCGAAAATAGGCATCACGCTCAGTGGCGAAATGTGCGGAATTATCGGATTAACTTTTTTAGGTGGTAGCTATATGGCAGAAGTTATCCGATCTGGAATGGAGGCAGTTTCGAAAACTCAATTAGAAAGTGCAAAGGCATTAGGGCTGAGTAATATACAGTTAATGCGTTATGTCATTATTCCACAGGCAATTTCATATAGCGTGCCAGGTTTGGGTGCCAATTGTATTTTCTTAATTAAAGAAACATCTGTATTTAGTGGAATTGCAATTTTAGAGCTGACTAATACGACAAAAAATTTAATGGGAATCTACTACAAAACGAATGAAGCTCTTTTCATGCTCGTCATTGGTTATTTAATCATTTTACTTCCTCTTACATTCTTCTTGATGTGGTTGGAAAGGAGAGTGCGAAATGCTGAATTCGGGGCTTAA